The uncultured Cohaesibacter sp. region TGGCGCGACCTATGGCAACGCGCTGACGCTGGCCACCGGACAAGGCCTTCGGTTTTCTATCCAGAAGGCCATCTAGTTCGAGCACCTCAGCTGCCTCATTGACCCGGCGGGTTATTTCTTCCTTGGGTGTTTTGTCAAAGCGCAGACCGAAGCCCATATTCTCGCGCACCGTCATGTGGGGATAGAGCGCATAGCTCTGGAACACCATGGCGACGCCGCGTTTGGCCGGATCTACATCATTCATGGGCTCGCCACCAATGGCCAGTGAACCGCTTGAAATGTCCTCAAGGCCGGCGATCATACGCAGCAATGTGGATTTGCCGCAGCCCGAGGGCCCAACGAAAACGCAGAACTCTCCGGCTTCGATTTTCAGGTTGATGTCGTGAATGATATGGGCTTCTCCATAGCGTTTGTTGACATCCTTGAGTTCCAGACTGGACATGCTCACCTCCCGGGTTGGCCTGACCGGATTGCACTTCGGGCTCCGGCTGAAATGAGGGGGCTAGGTGCGGCCGGACAGAAGGCTATCCGGCCGCTAAGGGCTGCAGCGTCGCCCCCAGACGATGCTGCGCCCTGCAAAAGATCGAACGATCAGAAAAGGCTGTTAACCTCTTCATTGGCATCGGTAAGGATTTCTTCAGGATTTTCTCGTCCCAGCATGACTCTTTCGAGCGCTGCTTTCACGATGGAGGAAATCTCGTTGCCGTAGTCGGTAATCGGCGGAGCAAATGTGGTCTCTTCAGTGGCAACCTTGGTGAAGGCTGAGACATCGACACCCTTGTCCTCGAAGGCCTTGACGGTGGTCTCGATCTGGTCCTGCTGGGCAGGGAAAACCACGCCCGCTTTGGCAACGGTTGCCTGACATGCATCAGAGCCCAGATATTGCACCCATTTCCAAGCCGCATCCTTGACCGGGCTGCCCGTCCATATGGAATCCGCCAGCCCGTTGAACATGGTTTTGCGCCCTTGTGGCCCGGCAGGAATGGGGGCAAAGGCAACCGATGGCTTTGACTGGTGGTAGAGGCCCACAAGCCATGAACCGGTCACTGTCATGGCTCCCTTATCCGAGAACATCAGCGTTTCCGCCCCTAGGCGCCCCGTCTGCTCCACTGTCGGCATCAGGTGGTGTACACGGGCCAGATCCCTGATCCATGTCAGGGTTTGGGCGAGGCGTGGATCATCGAAGTTATAGTGGGTCGACCATGGTTCATCGATAAAATTCCAGCCCGTGCTGGCGGCCAGATAGGCCCACTCGGTTTCCCCTTGCGGGCTGAGCGGATTAAGCACAAGGCCAAAGGTGGCAATGGAATTGGGGTCAAAGCCCTCTTCATCACCTCGCTTGCCATTGGTGTCGACGGTGAGATGCGCGATGATCTTCTGGAAGCTGCCCCCATCTTCGGGGTTCCAGGTCATATCGGCCAGATCAGATGGTTCAAGACCGGCGGCCTTCAGCTTGTCCTGGTCATAGGCGACTGCGACGGTTGCCCAGTCTTTGGGAAGACCGTAGATTGCGCCATCCTTGGACCAGTTCTCCAGCAAGCCCGGCAGATAGCCCGATGTATCATAGGAGGCGTCAGCAAGAAGCGGAGTGAGATCCTCGATCATCTGGTTGGCGGCAAATTCTGGCAGGCGCATCAGGTGATTGACGAAAACGTCAGGTGCATCACCGGAAATGAAGCTGGTCGTCAGGTTCGTCCAATATTGATCCCAGCCTGTTTGCGTGATCTCGATATGGATGTCGCTGTTCAGTGCCTCGAAATCATTTGCGCACTGCTGATAGACAGGCGCCTGTTGCCCATCCCACATCCAGTAGCGCACGGTGTCTTGCGCAAAAACGGTTGTCGGAGCCAGAATGGCTGCGGACACAAGAAGATAGTTCGTTAGGTTCTTCATAATTCTCTCTCCCTAGAAAATTCGAATATCGGCCTATTTCATGCCGCTTGTTTGCAAGGATTCCACGATACGGCGACCAAAGAAGACGAGCAGGATCAGCACCGGAATGATCGATAGCATCACGGCGGCCATCAGGCCGGTCCAATCCGGCTGACCTTGTCCGGTCTGGCTTTGATAGTTGGCGAGGGCAACGGCCATCACCTGTACATTTTCTTTCTGGCCCACGAGGAACGGCCAGAAGAAGTCATTCCAGGCCTGAATGGAAAGCAGGATGGCCAGTGTGGCCAGCGGCCCGCGCTGTAGCGGCAAGGCGATATGCCAATAGACCTTGAACCAGCTCAGGCCATCCAGCCGCGCTGCTTCTTCCAGCTCCTTGGGGGTTGAAAGGAAGAACTGACGCAGGAAAAAGACTGCGAAAGGCAGCATCAGGATGTTGGGAGCCACCATGCCCGCAAAGCTGTTGAGCAGGCCCAACTGGCGGATGAGGATGAAATTGGGAATGAACAGCACGATCGAAGGGATCATCGTCGCCGCGATGAAGCTGTAGAAGAGCGCATCCCGTCCGGGAAAGCGCAGACGTGCAAAGGCATAGGCGGCCAGTGACGAAAAGAAGAGCTGACCGGTGACAAGAAGGCCGGTATAGACCACGCTGTTTCGAAGGGCGATCATGAAGTTGATTGGCGATCCTGAGTTTGCAGGTGGTGGCACATCGCTGGGCAGGCCCAAAACGCGCAGGAAATTGCCAAAAACCGGATTGTTAACCCATAGACTATTCGCCGTGGAAAAGACATCCGAGGGCATGGTGATCGCTGTTTTGAGCGCCATCCAAATGGGCAACAGCGAGATGATGCAGAAAATGGCAAGGCCCGCATAGCCGAACAGTTTGGGCAGGTTGAGTTTCTTTGACATGAGGTTTCTCCCTATCCCAGATCCGAACGGTCAGCATGCAGCAGGCGCATCTGCAACAGCGTCACTAAAATGAGGAAGACAAACAGCACCATGGACATGGCAGAGGCATAGCCCATGCGGCTGAACTGGAAGGCATTCTCATAGATGTACCAGAGCACGGCGCGGGTGGAGTTGGCAGGCCCCCCTTGCGTGGTCACGGCGATCACATCGAACACTTGGAAAGACCCGACCACGCTGGTTACCAGAACGAACACCATGACAGGGCGCAACAGCGGTAGCGTGATCATGCGGAACATGGCGCTTTCGCTGGCGCCATCCAGACGGGCGGCTTCATAAAGATCGCGTGGGATCGACTGCAGGCCGGCATAGAAGAGCAAGGCAGTGAAGCCGACGTGGCGCCAGATCGAGATACCTGCCACGGAAATAAGAGCCTGATCGGGCGAGCTGAGAAAGGATTGTGGCGGAATGCCGATTCCGGTGAGAAAAGCGTTGGTCAGGCCGATTAACGGATCCAGCATGAGCAACCAGACAAGACCGGCCACCACGTTAGAAATGAGATAGGGCGCGATGATCACAGCCCGGAACAGGACCGACTTGGCGAGCCTGTCTGCGAGCACGGCAATGATCAGGCCGAGGGCTGTTTGCAAGGGAATGTTATAGATCACATAGAGCAGCGTGATCTGCATCGAGTCCCAGAATTTCCCATCGGCCCAGAGCTTGCCGTAGTTATCAAAACCGATCCAGTGTGCTGGGCGCATCAGGTTCCAGTTGGTCAGGCTGATCTGCGCGGCCCGGATGGTGGGAAAAGCAAAAAAGGCAATGAGGCCGATAAGGGCTGGCAAAATGAAAAGATAGCCCGTCAGGGCTTCCTTCCTGCGCAGCCTGTTTCCAAACAGGCCTGATTCTTTGTCCGCGTTGACCGATTTATCGGTTCTTCGGCTGGTCATCATGCTCCTCCCTTCTTGTATGCTGTGCTGGATTTGTAGGGTTCCTCTATCCCCAGCCTAGCCTTACTAACACGTGTTAGTGTAGTTTTGAATTTGCATCTGTCAATGAAAAAAGTTCGACTAACACGCGTTAGTATGGTATCCAGTTGGAATGAAAGCAAAATCTGTCACCAGCCATGATGTGGCCAAACTGGCCGGCGTTTCCCGTTCGACCGTGTCTCTGGTTCTGAACGGTTCAAATGCTGTTAGCCTCAGCGAAGAAACCAAGGAGCGCGTGCGTGAAGCTGCGCGCATTCTGGGCTATCGTCCCAATTCTGCGGCGCTTATGCTGCGCAAAGGGCGAACGGATACGATCGGTCTGGTGATCACTGAAACGCGCTCCATCCGTGTGGATGCCTATATCCCCATATTGCATTACGCGATTGCCGATGTTCTGAAAGAGGCGGGTTACAGCCTGCTATTGGAGACCTTCGAACGGAAGAAGGGCGTCAATCCCTATACGGATCTGGTCTTTTCCCATCGGATAGACGGGCTGATGGTGCTCAGCCCTCATGTTGAAGACAAGGATCTTCATGCCTTGCTGGATAGCGGCTTTCCCGTTGTGCAGATCGGCTCGATCGGACATCCAGAAGAGCTGAGCGTGACGACCTGCACCAGTGACAGCACAATGGAAGCCGTGCGCCATATCGTGGATTTGGGACACCGAAATATCGGCAGCGTTCCCTTTTCGCCTGCGGGCTTTTCCGCGACCGATTCCCGGTTGGAGGAACTGCGCCAGGAACTTTTAAAAAGTGGAATAACGCTCGACGCTGATTGCATCGAGTTCGGCGATTTCAGTGCAGAAAGCGGCTATAACGCAACCCTGCGCCTGATGAAGCGGCAGCCACGATTAACGGCCATATTTGCAGGCAATGATACCATCGCGCTGGGCGTGATCGGGGCGCTCAATAGCCTTGGGCTGTCGGTGCCCGGCGATGTATCCGTTGTTGGCTATGATGATCTACCCTTCTCGGGTTTCATCTCGCCGCCCTTGACGACCGTGAAAATGAATGCAGACCATCAGGGCCGGCTTGCAGCGGACCTTATGGTCAAACGGTTGAAGGGTGAGACGATACCGCAAAAGCGGCTTGTCTTGCCTTCGCAAGTGGTCTTGCGCGCATCAACAGCCAAAGCGAGAAAGCAGGCCTCAGATCTGTAAAAGCCTTTGGTCCCCATAGACCGCAGGAGCTGGGAGAGGCTGAAGGAAAGACATTCCGAACCGGACTAGATGGTAAGCGCCTTGAGAGCAATCTTCTCGGCATTGATCCTCGGGGCGATCAGATCGCGTAGGAGCCGATTTCGAAGGCGGCATCTGCGATACCCTGACGAATGGCATGGGCTAGTTTCAGGGCATTTGGCGTATCGCTATGGACCAGAATGGAATCGATCTTGACAGGAATGGCTTCGCCCGTCGTGAGCTTCAGCTGGCCTGATGAAAGGGTTTCAGCAACTCTGAGTCGGATATCTTCAGGCTCATGCAGTAACGCACCAACCGTGCCGCGCGGAGCAAGACGCCCCGGAGCAGAGTAACCCCGATCAGCCAGAAAGGAATAGACAACCTCTATACTCTCTTCTTCGGCTATACGAGAGGCCTCGGTATCGGCCAGCCCGATGAATTTGAGGGAGGGATCGAAGGACTTCATGGCCTTGATGAGTGTCCGCGCAACATCGGCGTCCGCAAAGGACAGGTTCCCCAATGCCCCATGGAAATTGGCATGGGTGAGCTGTGCACCGCGGTGTGCGGCAATGGCTGCAAGCGCACCAAGCTGAGTGATGGTCATCAACTCAAGTTCTTTGAGCGTCATTGTCATCATCCGGCGGCCGAAATTCTCTCGATCTGGATAGCCAATATGAGCCCCGACCCGCACCTTGTTTGTTTGCGCAAGGGAAACGGTTTCATCCATGATCAGGGGATCGCCAGCATGGGCGCCACAGGCAATATTGGCCGATGTGATCAACGGCATCAGATCGGCATCTGGCGCAATACGGTAAGGACCGAATCCTTCACCAAGATCGGAATTGACATCAATGCTTTTCATCAGAACTCTCCCTAGTGAAGGCGGGGTGTTTGTTGTTTATTCCAGATACCCGGGGCTGGTCTATATGGTAGTAAAGAGTGGTGCAGGACCGACCAAAGCCGCACAAGCCACTCTTGAAGACAAAGGGCCTGTTGGTTAGGGCGCCAAATGGAATGCTGCGCAGGTCCTGATTTCATCCAGCATCCGATTTTGCTTTTCGGTTGCCGCCTTTGCTTCCTCTAAAGCGCAAGGGACAAAGCGCACTGTGCTGCCAAGCCTTGCCTGCGCCAGAAGTGGCAGGTCTGCTTCAATCACGACACCCAGTTTGGGGTATCCACCTGCTGTATTGGCATCCGCCAGCTGAATGACAGGTTTGCCGGAAGAAGGAAGCTGAATGGTGCCGGGCAATATACCGTGTGACAACAATTCCTTGCGCTCCATGGGGATAATTTCTTCCCCCTCCAACCGATAGCCTATGCGGTTGCTATCTTGCGAAATCTGCCAGGCCTGTGCAGTAAACAGCGTCTGGTTTTCACGGTCGTAATCGCCCCATTCTGCTGCCTGAATGAAGCGTAGAGGCTGGGGAATAGCCGTGCTTTCAAACAAGGATTGCCAGATAGTAGAGCTCAAGCCAAAGGCAAGGGGAGGCGAAAGAGTGGCTTTGTGAAGCGCTGCGAGGCGATCTCCCTTTTGCAGGGCTCGCCCTTCAAGACCGCCAAAGCCGCCTTTCATATCAGTTGCGCGTGAACCTAGAATTTCAGGAACATTCAGCCCGCCCCGCACAGCCAGATAACCGCGCATGCCGTTGGTGCTAAAGCCCATCTTGAGGGTCTGGCCGGGGCGCAGGCTTTGCACCCACCAGCGCGGCAACGGCTTGCCATCCAGCATGGCCTTGCAGTCGGCTCCGGCAAGGCAGATATCAACCGCTTCCAGAATGCGACATTCAAAGCCACCCAAGGTGATTTCGATGCCTGCGGCGGTTTCTTCGTTGCCCAACATGGCGTTGGCTATGCGCAATGCCAACGCATCCATCGCACCACTGCGACCGACGCCGAGTGATCCGAAGCCGGGGCGTCCGAGATCCTGTATGGTTGCCAGCAGACCCGGCGCAGAGATCTCGATCATGCTATCAACTCCTGAACAACGAACCGGATCCTGTCTCCGGGCATGATGAGGGAAGGGCTCCGTTTGGTTTCGTCAAAGAAGGAAAGCTCCGTCTTGCCGATGATATGCCACCCTGAAGGCGATGTCTTGGCAATGACGCCAGCCTGAGCGCCCCCGATCACCACGCTGCCTTCTTGCACGCTCAAACGGGGCTGGGCGCGGCGAGGTGTGGTCAATCTTGGATTCATGCCGCCAAGATAGGCAAATCCGGGCTGGCTGCCGAGGGCAAAGGCGACATAGTCCGGTTCCGAGTGCAGGGCGACGACTTCATCGACACGAAGACCGCAATAGTCTGAGAGCTCGCCAAGATCCATGCCCGTCTCACCGCCATAAATAACCGGGATTTCGACGAGGCGCCCATCGATCTGTTGTGGCCTTGTCCGTTGCCAAACCTGTTCAAGCTCAACCGTCATGCGCATCGGGTCGCAGTCGGGTGCCAGATAGACCAGAAGGGAATGCATGCCCAATACGGTCTCAACCACGCCTTCAAGCGCTTTGCAGGCTTGATCATAGGCCCAATAGCGGCTTTGTATGTCAACCGAAAGAGGTCCGCCTGACTGCACCAGCAAAGCGGAGGCCCCCATATGGGAGATGCTTATGGCTACGGAAGACGGCATTGTTTCTTTCACAGAAGGTGGCTTTCGGCTTGGACGTCTGTGCCCGTATCTGTCAGGCACAAACGCGCGATTGGGGAACCCCTCGATTGAGAGCTTTACCACGGGATTTTAGAGACTTTCCCTATTTTGCATAGGCTCCGGTGTACGTGCCTGCAGCAACGGAAGCAAGAATTTCTTCTTCCTTCTTCTGCTGGGCGCGCGTGTTTGCCAGAAGGGTTTCGGCTTCCTGCGGCGCGATGGCCACGACGCCATCGGCGTCCCCCATGATGATATCACCCGGATGCACCATCATGCCGCCGATGCTGACTGGAATGTTGATGGCTCCCGGACCGTCCTTGTAGGGGCCGAGATGGATGAAATCCCGCGCGAATACCGGAAAGTCATTGCTAGAAATATTGTCTATGTCGCGGATCGCACCATCAATCACATAGCCCGCAGCCCCACGCGATTTGGCAATGGCTACCATGATTTCGCCGATGAGCGCCCGGTCGCAATAACCGCCACCATCGACAACGAGAATTTCGCCCGGTTTCACAATGTCCAGCGCACGGTGGATGAAGCCATTGCTGCCCGGCACAACCTTGATCGTAAGCGCACGGCCGACCATGACACCGGCCCGATGGAATGGCTTGATGCCCTTGGCGCCTCTCAGACGATCCAGATTATCGCTGACATTGGCCACAGCGCAGGTCGCGAACTCGGCAATGAGGTGATCCAGTTTGTCTTCACTCGGGACCATTTCGGTCTTGCTCATCGCGGTCATTGGGCCGCCTCCTGGTTTGACGGGTTGTCAGCCAACTGCAGTGTTGACACAGCTTGAGAAATGGCAGTCATGCCCTCGGCGATGACCTTTTCTGAGGCCGCGAAGCTAAGACGCAGGAAGCCGGGCAGCCCATAGGATGTGCCGTCCATGAGAGCGACATGGGCCTCTTCAAGAAGGTAACTGACCAAGTCCAGGTCTGTTTCAATCCGTTCTCCGGCTGC contains the following coding sequences:
- a CDS encoding sugar ABC transporter substrate-binding protein, which gives rise to MKNLTNYLLVSAAILAPTTVFAQDTVRYWMWDGQQAPVYQQCANDFEALNSDIHIEITQTGWDQYWTNLTTSFISGDAPDVFVNHLMRLPEFAANQMIEDLTPLLADASYDTSGYLPGLLENWSKDGAIYGLPKDWATVAVAYDQDKLKAAGLEPSDLADMTWNPEDGGSFQKIIAHLTVDTNGKRGDEEGFDPNSIATFGLVLNPLSPQGETEWAYLAASTGWNFIDEPWSTHYNFDDPRLAQTLTWIRDLARVHHLMPTVEQTGRLGAETLMFSDKGAMTVTGSWLVGLYHQSKPSVAFAPIPAGPQGRKTMFNGLADSIWTGSPVKDAAWKWVQYLGSDACQATVAKAGVVFPAQQDQIETTVKAFEDKGVDVSAFTKVATEETTFAPPITDYGNEISSIVKAALERVMLGRENPEEILTDANEEVNSLF
- a CDS encoding carbohydrate ABC transporter permease, giving the protein MSKKLNLPKLFGYAGLAIFCIISLLPIWMALKTAITMPSDVFSTANSLWVNNPVFGNFLRVLGLPSDVPPPANSGSPINFMIALRNSVVYTGLLVTGQLFFSSLAAYAFARLRFPGRDALFYSFIAATMIPSIVLFIPNFILIRQLGLLNSFAGMVAPNILMLPFAVFFLRQFFLSTPKELEEAARLDGLSWFKVYWHIALPLQRGPLATLAILLSIQAWNDFFWPFLVGQKENVQVMAVALANYQSQTGQGQPDWTGLMAAVMLSIIPVLILLVFFGRRIVESLQTSGMK
- a CDS encoding sugar ABC transporter permease, which encodes MMTSRRTDKSVNADKESGLFGNRLRRKEALTGYLFILPALIGLIAFFAFPTIRAAQISLTNWNLMRPAHWIGFDNYGKLWADGKFWDSMQITLLYVIYNIPLQTALGLIIAVLADRLAKSVLFRAVIIAPYLISNVVAGLVWLLMLDPLIGLTNAFLTGIGIPPQSFLSSPDQALISVAGISIWRHVGFTALLFYAGLQSIPRDLYEAARLDGASESAMFRMITLPLLRPVMVFVLVTSVVGSFQVFDVIAVTTQGGPANSTRAVLWYIYENAFQFSRMGYASAMSMVLFVFLILVTLLQMRLLHADRSDLG
- a CDS encoding LacI family DNA-binding transcriptional regulator, producing MKAKSVTSHDVAKLAGVSRSTVSLVLNGSNAVSLSEETKERVREAARILGYRPNSAALMLRKGRTDTIGLVITETRSIRVDAYIPILHYAIADVLKEAGYSLLLETFERKKGVNPYTDLVFSHRIDGLMVLSPHVEDKDLHALLDSGFPVVQIGSIGHPEELSVTTCTSDSTMEAVRHIVDLGHRNIGSVPFSPAGFSATDSRLEELRQELLKSGITLDADCIEFGDFSAESGYNATLRLMKRQPRLTAIFAGNDTIALGVIGALNSLGLSVPGDVSVVGYDDLPFSGFISPPLTTVKMNADHQGRLAADLMVKRLKGETIPQKRLVLPSQVVLRASTAKARKQASDL
- a CDS encoding 5-oxoprolinase subunit PxpA, encoding MKSIDVNSDLGEGFGPYRIAPDADLMPLITSANIACGAHAGDPLIMDETVSLAQTNKVRVGAHIGYPDRENFGRRMMTMTLKELELMTITQLGALAAIAAHRGAQLTHANFHGALGNLSFADADVARTLIKAMKSFDPSLKFIGLADTEASRIAEEESIEVVYSFLADRGYSAPGRLAPRGTVGALLHEPEDIRLRVAETLSSGQLKLTTGEAIPVKIDSILVHSDTPNALKLAHAIRQGIADAAFEIGSYAI
- a CDS encoding biotin-dependent carboxyltransferase family protein; its protein translation is MIEISAPGLLATIQDLGRPGFGSLGVGRSGAMDALALRIANAMLGNEETAAGIEITLGGFECRILEAVDICLAGADCKAMLDGKPLPRWWVQSLRPGQTLKMGFSTNGMRGYLAVRGGLNVPEILGSRATDMKGGFGGLEGRALQKGDRLAALHKATLSPPLAFGLSSTIWQSLFESTAIPQPLRFIQAAEWGDYDRENQTLFTAQAWQISQDSNRIGYRLEGEEIIPMERKELLSHGILPGTIQLPSSGKPVIQLADANTAGGYPKLGVVIEADLPLLAQARLGSTVRFVPCALEEAKAATEKQNRMLDEIRTCAAFHLAP
- the pxpB gene encoding 5-oxoprolinase subunit PxpB — its product is MPSSVAISISHMGASALLVQSGGPLSVDIQSRYWAYDQACKALEGVVETVLGMHSLLVYLAPDCDPMRMTVELEQVWQRTRPQQIDGRLVEIPVIYGGETGMDLGELSDYCGLRVDEVVALHSEPDYVAFALGSQPGFAYLGGMNPRLTTPRRAQPRLSVQEGSVVIGGAQAGVIAKTSPSGWHIIGKTELSFFDETKRSPSLIMPGDRIRFVVQELIA
- a CDS encoding RraA family protein, with amino-acid sequence MTAMSKTEMVPSEDKLDHLIAEFATCAVANVSDNLDRLRGAKGIKPFHRAGVMVGRALTIKVVPGSNGFIHRALDIVKPGEILVVDGGGYCDRALIGEIMVAIAKSRGAAGYVIDGAIRDIDNISSNDFPVFARDFIHLGPYKDGPGAINIPVSIGGMMVHPGDIIMGDADGVVAIAPQEAETLLANTRAQQKKEEEILASVAAGTYTGAYAK